Below is a window of Desulfuromonas sp. DNA.
AACCCGATTGAACCAGAGAAAAACCTTCCTGTCCCTCGGAAAAAAGTTCGGCGTAATTCTCCCTCTGGGAGAGCATCTCCACAACTCGCCGACTGACCGCCCAGCTTTTTATTAACTGAAACTGGGTTTCATAAAACTCCGGATCACTCGATACTGCTCGAGACCGCGAGGTCAGGTCGCTCGATTGGCTCCTCTCGATCATGACCTTGGTCATCCCTTCGTACCTTGGGGTAACCAAGAAGGTCCCGACCAACACCAGCAACAAAGTGACTGAAAAGAATATCAACACAATCTTCAGGCGCTTGTTGACCACCCTCAGTGCATCCCTCAGATGCAGATCTTGGCCCTTTGTACGCATGGTGACCGCCCTTCTTCCGTTGCGTAAGTTAAAAAGAAATAGACGACTTGGTCAGAAAAAACTCTCTGGCACCACAATCACGTCTTCAGGAAGCACCGCCATGTGCATGGAAACATTTTCCAACATCCTCTCGGACCCCCCTACTTTCCTGATGATTTTCACCTTCCCCTTAGCAGCTAACTCCGAGAACCCCCCCGCCATGGTAATGGCCTTAATGACCGATGTCTTCTCATCCATTGTGTATGCATTCGGCTTGGTTACCTGCCCTGTTACATAAACGATTCCTGCCCTCGCAACAAAAACGCTGTCACCGTCCATTATGGGGATGTCCAAGCTGGCATTCCCCTCTCCCATAAGGCTCTTCAAACTGACCGAAAGGAGTTTCTCCTCCTTGCCCTGCGAAGAGATCTTTCTCTTTATTGTGATGGTGTCCCCGGCCTCCGCCCCCAATCCTCCGGCTTTGGATATCAATTCGGAAAGTGCCGTTGGACCACTTAGTTCGTAAAGGCCGGGCTTTCTCACCTGTCCATTGATAATCGCCTTGTTGCTTCTAAAATCTTCAACAAAAACATAAACTTGGGGATTGACAATAAAACCGTCTTCCAGATAATTAGAAATTTTCCCAGCGACCTTCTCACCGGTCATCCCGCCGACCTGCAATTGACCAATCAGCGGAAAGAGAATCGTACCGCTACTGCTGATCCGGGCAGTGGTCGTGAGGTCCGGGTGGTCGTAGACCGTAACCTTGAGAACGTCCCCGTCACCCACCCGATAACCCCTCTCAGCCGACAGTGCAGATCCCGCAGAGAGCAGAAAGGTCAAAAACAATGACAAGAATACGATATTTTTCATAATTAGGTTCTTTCCTGGCCCAGCCAAGGACCTGAACAATACCCGACCTTATATTTTGTTTTGGCTCAAAGCGCCTTGTAACTTTGAACCCTTCAAATATTTTTACTGTTCTGAACCCAGGGCTTCGGGTCCTGCCATCGCCACCACCATGGCCTGCCTCACTGGCACGGGCTTAACAACCTTGCCGCGAGCCAAACGGTCCCTTTCCGGCTGGTATTCAGGCACAATCTCCTCCAACACGTTTAGAACCTCTTCCCTGTCCATCAGCTGGATCGCGCGATCAAGCCTCTCCAGAAGCCCACCCAAAAGGGCAGAACTATGTGAAGTCGCGCGCACCACGCGTATTTTCTCGTGGTCCGTGGGCAATACCCCCTCTCCGGCACCGACGAGTTCCTCGTAAAGCTTTTCTCCTGGGCGCAGACCGGTAAAGACAATGTCGATATCCTCATAAGAACGGAATCCCGAGAGTCGTATCATTTCCTCGGCCATTTGAACAATCTTGACCGGCTCCCCCATATCCAGGAGGAAAATCTCTCCACCCTTCCCCATACTTCCCGCCTGGAGCACCAGCTGTACCGCTTCGGGTATCGTCATGAAAAAGCGGATCACCTCCGGGTGCGTCACGGTGACCGGCCCTCCCCTCTTGATCTGTTCCTTGAAAATAGGCACAACACTCCCGCTGCTGCCCAGCACATTACCGAAACGGACCGTGACAAACTGTGTCAGGCCTTGCCTGGCCATGTTTTGGACATAAATTTCTGCGACACGCTTGCTGGCGCCCATCGTGTTTGTCGGATTGACTGCCTTGTCCGTGGACACCATAACGAAGTGCTGGACGCCAAAGAGGTTTGCGGCATCGGCAAGGATGCGGGTTCCAAGGACATTATTTTCCACAACCCCTATCGGATTTTGTTCCGACAGCGGGACATGCTTGTATGCTGCGGCGTGAAAAACGACTTGGGGTTTGAACTTTTCGAAAATAAATTCAACCCTTGACCGATCACGGATATCACTAAAAGTAGGATGCGTTTTCACATTCTTATAATTCTCCGCAAGCTCCTTTTCTATCTGGAACAAGGGGGTTTCGGCCTGATCAAAAAGTACAATGCTTTCCGGCATAAAACCTGCCACCTGACGGCATATTTCGCTGCCGATACTGCCACCGGC
It encodes the following:
- a CDS encoding SLBB domain-containing protein; amino-acid sequence: MKNIVFLSLFLTFLLSAGSALSAERGYRVGDGDVLKVTVYDHPDLTTTARISSSGTILFPLIGQLQVGGMTGEKVAGKISNYLEDGFIVNPQVYVFVEDFRSNKAIINGQVRKPGLYELSGPTALSELISKAGGLGAEAGDTITIKRKISSQGKEEKLLSVSLKSLMGEGNASLDIPIMDGDSVFVARAGIVYVTGQVTKPNAYTMDEKTSVIKAITMAGGFSELAAKGKVKIIRKVGGSERMLENVSMHMAVLPEDVIVVPESFF
- a CDS encoding nucleoside-diphosphate sugar epimerase/dehydratase — translated: MIKLEALVNKNRKFFVLSFDLILVATAFLLAFAVRFDLSIPGRYWTTIGLVLPLLMATKMAVFWGMGIFGGWWRYVSVSDMLVILKANIIGSLVFSSLVVFVWPFGTLPKSVLILDGILCFLFFSGVRIFTRICLERYNVSLKGKTGRQKRILIVGAGAVGQTIVREVRQCPKLKGEVVGFLDSDPQRLRKRFQGVSVLGAPNDLQSVWRKKGIDLVIIAQQAVDPKDLRTIMDFCQKTKVEAKILPPVGDIIGGGVSIQHIRDVELEDLLGREPVRLDVKDIQEYLRGKRILVSGAGGSIGSEICRQVAGFMPESIVLFDQAETPLFQIEKELAENYKNVKTHPTFSDIRDRSRVEFIFEKFKPQVVFHAAAYKHVPLSEQNPIGVVENNVLGTRILADAANLFGVQHFVMVSTDKAVNPTNTMGASKRVAEIYVQNMARQGLTQFVTVRFGNVLGSSGSVVPIFKEQIKRGGPVTVTHPEVIRFFMTIPEAVQLVLQAGSMGKGGEIFLLDMGEPVKIVQMAEEMIRLSGFRSYEDIDIVFTGLRPGEKLYEELVGAGEGVLPTDHEKIRVVRATSHSSALLGGLLERLDRAIQLMDREEVLNVLEEIVPEYQPERDRLARGKVVKPVPVRQAMVVAMAGPEALGSEQ